In Aegilops tauschii subsp. strangulata cultivar AL8/78 chromosome 3, Aet v6.0, whole genome shotgun sequence, one genomic interval encodes:
- the LOC120976018 gene encoding uncharacterized protein, which translates to MDGKTPHLLPLSLSEAKKKIRDDVPLVCGWALLNAFATLCGVASGYIAEYIHVSCSQSSFILPCIELTDAEAARLIALCVGMLCCAPSQAAAAALALLLPCQRRRARRTLAYLALAVTILFHCLFASTVWVFLAADPGYIFGRIYFTAGFCFFVVADLLSFRALLGGDGWGIKYVAYFF; encoded by the exons ATGGACGGCAAGACGCCTCATCTGCTGCCTCTGAGTCTGAGCGAGGCCAAAAAGAAGATCCGGGATGACGTCCCACTGGTCTGCGGATGGGCGCTCCTCAACGCCTTCGCCACGCTCTGCGGCGTAGCAAGCGGCTACATAGCCGAGTACATCCATGTGTCGTGCAGCCAG TCCTCCTTCATTCTGCCGTGCATCGAGCTGACGGACGCGGAGGCCGCCAGGCTAATCGCCCTCTGCGTCGGGATGCTGTGCTGCGCCCCATCccaggcggccgcggcggcgctgGCGCTGCTGCTCCCATGCCAGCGTCGCCGGGCCCGCCGGACCCTCGCCTACCTCGCGCTGGCGGTCACCATCCTCTTCCATTGCTTGTTCGCCAGCACCGTGTGGGtcttcctcgccgccgacccAGGATACATCTTCGGCAGGATCTACTTCACCGCGGGCTTCTGCTTCTTCGTGGTGGCCGACCTCCTCAGCTTCCGGGCCCTCCTGGGAGGTGATGGGTGGGGCATCAAGTACGTAGCCTATTTCTTCTGA